From the Maioricimonas rarisocia genome, one window contains:
- a CDS encoding PVC-type heme-binding CxxCH protein, which produces MKRSISGFRLRALALLLGGTFLATAVHGDDESPSDRDRYKKGLAGNEQVEEIIRNFAGRGEVGDDSEPTPAPQAVEQFEVADGLEIELVAAEPDVMQPLFMHFDDRGRLWVVQYLQYPFPEGLKVIKYDQHLRAVFDKVPQPPPNHVRGKDKITVFEDTDGDGIYDSHKDVITGLNITSSVTTGHGGIWVLNPPYLLFYPDADGDDVPDGDPEVRLSGFGIEDTHSISNSLMWGTDGWLYGANGSTTTGNVSSAVSKNVQWEGQCVWRYHPDTHVFEIFAEGGGNTFSLEIDSKGRVFSGTNHGSTRGMFYPQGSYATKNWGKHGPLTNPFAFGYFQHMRHEGDRDRFAQTFVIYEGGTLPERYHHTVIAANSLHNRVWASELIADTSTYRTVDMPPVVTTPDHWFRPVSVQVGPDGAVYLADWYDTRLTHVDPRDNWHKTSGRIYRLQAADNTHPITPSETNLRAKSDDELIASFGHRNKVIRQTAVRVLGDRLLDADDPNRGEVVERLRTIALDQESDTSLEALWTLHWAGEFDFELAGLLLDHRDEHVRRWTIRLLGDHHRLNDALASQLAGLAKTEPYVQVRSQLASSAQRFDTQHALPIIADLVRRDEDRTDLHMPLLLWWAVEAHCGEGREQVLELFSKEEFWNVPLVQEVILSRLMQRFAMDDVAGEGTPSDGEGLSGLAACARLLEMSPSQDHSQKLMAGFLEAYEGREITNLPDSLATALNEYQKAIGQSDLALSLRLGKKEAIDEALKVVRSESAPVAQRLAYIEILGQVDQPRVVPTLLALLSSKSHGVKRVAMQALMNYDDPKIGATICSRYQSSIPEEHGLRDVAHQVLASRAVWTKQFLTEIENWRIKRDRIPLDIVQQMRLHDDDELQARIDKIWGKTRSTPAEKQQQIARLRDLIAGRTGAGTTADAVHGGELFKKHCATCHTLFGDGGRTGPDLTGYERTNVDFLLLAIVDPSAAIREEFTQFQILTDDGRVIAGLIDNQTPTTVTIRGVNNQTTLISRDEIDVLKATPISIMPDGLTDKMTDQELRDLFAYLMSPTPPATASTGGAE; this is translated from the coding sequence ATGAAGCGGAGTATTTCCGGATTTCGTCTGCGGGCACTGGCCCTCCTGCTGGGAGGAACGTTTCTGGCTACGGCCGTCCACGGGGACGATGAGAGTCCCTCCGACCGCGATCGCTACAAGAAGGGATTGGCCGGGAACGAACAGGTCGAAGAAATCATCCGCAATTTCGCCGGCCGCGGTGAAGTTGGCGACGACAGCGAGCCGACGCCTGCTCCGCAGGCGGTCGAGCAGTTCGAAGTGGCCGATGGCCTCGAGATCGAACTGGTCGCTGCCGAACCGGACGTCATGCAGCCGCTGTTCATGCACTTCGACGACCGCGGCCGTCTGTGGGTCGTGCAGTATCTGCAGTACCCCTTCCCCGAGGGTCTGAAGGTCATCAAGTACGACCAGCACCTGCGGGCCGTCTTTGACAAGGTTCCACAGCCGCCGCCCAACCACGTCCGCGGCAAGGACAAGATTACCGTTTTCGAAGACACCGACGGCGACGGCATCTACGACAGCCACAAGGACGTGATCACCGGACTGAACATCACCAGCTCGGTCACCACCGGTCACGGCGGCATCTGGGTTCTCAATCCTCCTTACCTGCTCTTCTACCCCGACGCCGATGGGGACGACGTACCCGATGGCGACCCCGAAGTGCGTCTCTCCGGCTTCGGCATCGAAGATACCCACTCCATCTCCAACAGCCTCATGTGGGGGACGGACGGCTGGCTGTACGGCGCCAACGGCAGCACGACGACCGGCAACGTCTCTTCGGCCGTCTCGAAGAACGTCCAGTGGGAAGGGCAGTGCGTCTGGCGGTATCACCCTGACACTCATGTCTTCGAGATCTTCGCCGAGGGGGGCGGCAATACGTTCTCGCTCGAGATCGACAGCAAAGGTCGGGTGTTTTCGGGAACGAATCACGGCAGCACCCGCGGCATGTTCTACCCGCAGGGTTCCTACGCCACCAAGAACTGGGGCAAGCATGGTCCGCTGACGAACCCGTTCGCCTTCGGGTACTTCCAGCACATGCGTCACGAAGGAGACCGCGACCGCTTCGCGCAGACCTTCGTCATTTATGAAGGAGGCACACTGCCGGAGCGGTACCACCACACCGTCATCGCTGCGAACTCTCTGCACAATCGTGTCTGGGCCAGCGAACTGATTGCTGATACCTCGACCTATCGTACGGTCGACATGCCGCCGGTCGTCACGACGCCCGACCACTGGTTCCGCCCGGTCAGTGTCCAGGTCGGCCCCGATGGAGCCGTCTATCTGGCCGACTGGTACGACACCCGTCTGACGCATGTCGACCCGCGCGACAACTGGCACAAGACGAGCGGCCGCATCTACCGCCTGCAGGCAGCCGACAACACCCACCCGATCACGCCGTCGGAAACGAACCTCCGAGCGAAATCGGATGATGAACTGATCGCGTCGTTCGGTCATCGCAACAAGGTCATCCGGCAGACGGCCGTGCGCGTGCTGGGAGACCGCCTGCTCGATGCCGATGACCCGAACCGCGGCGAGGTCGTCGAGCGGCTCCGCACGATCGCGCTCGACCAGGAGAGTGACACCTCCCTGGAAGCCCTCTGGACGCTGCACTGGGCGGGTGAATTTGACTTCGAACTTGCCGGGCTGCTGCTGGACCATCGGGACGAACACGTCCGTCGCTGGACGATCCGCCTGCTGGGGGACCACCATCGTCTGAACGATGCCCTCGCGTCACAGCTCGCCGGTCTGGCGAAGACGGAACCATACGTGCAGGTCCGTTCGCAACTCGCTTCCTCCGCGCAGCGATTCGACACGCAGCACGCGCTGCCAATCATCGCCGACCTCGTCCGTCGCGACGAAGACCGGACCGATCTGCACATGCCGCTGCTGCTCTGGTGGGCCGTCGAAGCTCACTGCGGCGAAGGCCGCGAGCAGGTACTCGAACTGTTCAGCAAGGAAGAGTTCTGGAACGTGCCGCTGGTTCAGGAAGTCATCCTCTCGCGGCTGATGCAGCGGTTCGCCATGGATGACGTCGCCGGCGAAGGAACTCCGTCCGACGGTGAAGGCCTGTCCGGCCTGGCAGCGTGCGCCCGGCTGCTCGAGATGTCTCCTTCACAGGACCACTCGCAGAAGCTGATGGCCGGCTTCCTCGAAGCGTACGAGGGCCGCGAGATCACCAACCTGCCCGACTCGCTCGCGACGGCGCTCAACGAGTACCAGAAGGCGATCGGTCAGTCCGACCTGGCCCTTTCTCTGCGGCTCGGGAAGAAGGAGGCGATCGACGAGGCTCTCAAGGTGGTGCGAAGCGAGTCGGCGCCAGTGGCACAGCGACTGGCCTACATCGAGATTCTCGGCCAGGTCGATCAGCCGCGCGTCGTACCGACGCTGCTGGCACTGCTCAGCTCCAAATCCCACGGCGTCAAGCGGGTCGCGATGCAGGCGCTGATGAACTACGACGATCCGAAGATCGGTGCGACCATCTGCAGCCGCTACCAGTCGTCGATTCCGGAAGAGCACGGACTGCGGGACGTGGCTCATCAGGTGCTGGCGAGTCGGGCGGTCTGGACGAAGCAGTTCCTTACGGAGATCGAAAACTGGCGGATCAAGCGGGACCGCATTCCGCTCGACATTGTGCAGCAGATGCGCCTGCATGACGACGACGAACTGCAGGCCCGCATCGACAAGATCTGGGGCAAGACCCGCTCCACACCTGCCGAGAAGCAACAGCAGATCGCCCGGCTGCGCGACCTGATCGCCGGACGGACCGGGGCCGGAACGACTGCCGATGCCGTCCATGGAGGCGAACTGTTCAAGAAGCACTGCGCCACCTGCCACACGCTCTTTGGTGATGGGGGCCGGACCGGCCCGGACCTGACCGGATACGAGCGGACGAACGTCGACTTTCTGCTGTTGGCGATTGTCGATCCGTCAGCCGCGATCCGTGAAGAGTTCACCCAGTTCCAGATCCTGACCGACGACGGCCGCGTGATCGCCGGCCTGATCGACAACCAGACGCCGACGACCGTCACCATCCGGGGCGTCAACAATCAGACGACGCTCATCTCCCGCGACGAGATTGACGTCCTCAAGGCGACGCCCATCTCCATCATGCCGGACGGTTTGACCGACAAAATGACCGACCAGGAGCTTCGGGACCTCTTCGCCTACCTGATGAGTCCGACGCCGCCGGCCACGGCTTCGACCGGCGGAGCCGAGTGA
- the dinB gene encoding DNA polymerase IV translates to MILHVDMDAFYASVEERERPELVGKPLIIGGTPQGRGVVAAANYAAREFGVHSAMSAARAGKLCPHAAFLRPRMKLYMQVSAQIREIFHRYTPLVEPLSLDEAFLDVAGCESLFGPAETIGRRIRDEIAGELRLAASVGVAPNKFLAKIASDLKKPNGFVVVPPDGVQKFLDPLPVGRLWGVGRAGGRVFEKIGIHTIGQLRQLPEELLVDHFGSHGAHLARLSRGIDDRQVVPDRIAKSVSHETTFPENVCDPHVLQAWLLDLTEQVAMRIRRRSLRGRTVHIKLRYADFHTITRATTLPQPTDLTREIWQAAKELLEERLPKRRLEVRLLGVGVSGFESGNTRQLSLFPDESQEAHSQVDQAADKIRERFGNEALLRGSGLIAGRSLRQKPTDPTHDGH, encoded by the coding sequence ATGATCCTGCATGTCGACATGGATGCGTTCTACGCCTCCGTCGAAGAGCGCGAACGGCCCGAACTGGTCGGCAAGCCGCTGATCATCGGAGGCACGCCGCAGGGCCGGGGCGTCGTTGCGGCAGCCAACTATGCCGCCCGCGAATTCGGCGTCCACAGTGCGATGTCGGCCGCCCGGGCGGGAAAGCTCTGCCCGCATGCCGCGTTTCTGCGGCCGCGCATGAAACTGTACATGCAGGTCTCAGCCCAGATCCGCGAGATCTTTCACCGCTACACCCCGCTCGTCGAACCGCTCTCACTCGATGAAGCCTTTCTGGACGTGGCCGGCTGCGAATCGCTGTTCGGCCCGGCAGAAACGATCGGCCGCCGCATCCGCGACGAGATTGCCGGTGAACTCCGGCTCGCCGCTTCGGTCGGCGTCGCCCCCAATAAGTTCCTCGCGAAGATCGCCAGCGACCTGAAGAAGCCGAACGGGTTTGTCGTCGTTCCTCCCGACGGCGTGCAGAAATTCCTTGATCCGCTCCCGGTCGGTCGGCTGTGGGGTGTGGGCCGGGCTGGCGGACGCGTCTTCGAGAAGATCGGCATCCACACCATCGGTCAGCTCCGACAACTCCCCGAAGAGCTGCTCGTCGATCATTTCGGAAGCCACGGAGCCCACCTGGCACGATTGTCCCGCGGCATCGACGATCGTCAGGTCGTTCCCGATCGCATCGCGAAGTCGGTCTCTCACGAGACGACCTTTCCCGAAAACGTCTGTGATCCGCATGTGCTGCAGGCATGGCTGCTCGACCTGACCGAGCAGGTCGCCATGCGTATCCGCCGCCGATCACTTCGCGGCCGGACGGTTCATATCAAGCTCCGCTACGCCGACTTCCACACGATCACCCGGGCCACCACGCTCCCTCAGCCGACCGATCTCACGCGCGAGATCTGGCAGGCAGCGAAGGAATTGCTGGAGGAACGGCTTCCGAAGCGGCGACTGGAGGTCCGACTGCTGGGAGTGGGCGTAAGCGGTTTCGAAAGCGGAAACACCCGACAGCTCTCGCTGTTCCCGGATGAGTCCCAGGAGGCTCACAGCCAGGTCGATCAGGCTGCCGACAAGATCCGCGAACGTTTTGGAAACGAAGCGCTGCTCCGTGGCAGTGGGCTGATCGCCGGACGCTCCCTCCGTCAGAAACCGACAGACCCCACACACGACGGTCATTGA